In Thioalkalivibrio paradoxus ARh 1, the following are encoded in one genomic region:
- a CDS encoding universal stress protein produces the protein MMQELSPVGRFETIVVATDGSEYSAAAETAAVDMAKHCDAQLLVTRVVLTNPEYEALVPDRVQQAESEAQKQIDALASKARAEGVHTETILRHGADPYHEVVRVADEKHADVIVIGRRARSDLARLMVGDSTAKVIGLASCSVLVVPRGTQMPEQAILVATDGSRLGDAAAYSAVRLSRRCSLPLTVITVTPPDGTQEQRAEADAALDRVRKAAETEGIRIDARHEQGRRPDEVITAAAAQCQADLIVVGSHGRTGLSRLLMGSVSERVIGNARSPVLVVKAST, from the coding sequence ATGATGCAGGAACTCTCCCCCGTCGGCCGCTTTGAGACAATCGTGGTGGCCACCGATGGATCCGAATACAGTGCCGCCGCCGAAACGGCCGCGGTGGACATGGCCAAGCACTGCGACGCCCAACTCCTGGTGACCCGGGTCGTGCTGACGAACCCGGAATACGAGGCACTGGTGCCGGATCGCGTACAGCAGGCGGAGAGCGAGGCCCAGAAACAGATCGACGCGCTCGCCAGCAAGGCGCGGGCCGAGGGCGTACACACCGAGACGATTCTTCGGCACGGCGCCGATCCCTACCACGAAGTGGTGCGGGTCGCCGACGAGAAGCATGCCGACGTGATCGTAATCGGCCGGCGCGCGCGCAGCGACCTCGCCCGGCTGATGGTCGGCGACTCGACCGCCAAGGTCATCGGCCTGGCCTCGTGCAGCGTGCTGGTCGTGCCGCGCGGCACGCAGATGCCCGAGCAGGCCATTCTGGTCGCCACCGACGGTTCCCGACTCGGCGATGCCGCCGCCTACTCGGCGGTGCGTCTGTCCAGGCGCTGCAGCCTGCCGCTGACGGTGATCACGGTAACGCCGCCCGATGGCACGCAGGAACAGCGTGCCGAGGCGGATGCCGCGCTGGACCGGGTGCGCAAAGCGGCCGAGACCGAGGGCATCCGCATCGACGCCCGGCACGAGCAGGGGCGCCGGCCCGACGAGGTGATCACCGCCGCAGCGGCGCAATGCCAGGCGGATCTGATCGTGGTGGGAAGTCATGGCCGCACGGGGCTCTCCCGGCTCCTGATGGGCAGCGTTTCCGAACGCGTGATCGGCAATGCCCGCTCCCCGGTGCTGGTGGTCAAGGCCTCGACCTGA
- the trmB gene encoding tRNA (guanosine(46)-N7)-methyltransferase TrmB yields MSESGAGRPAAERRRVRSFVRREGRLTAGQARALATLWPRFGVEPGDDPLDLAALFGRRAPVTLEIGFGNGESLAEQAQRAPEQNFIGIEVHRPGIGHLLVEIERRGLENLRIFDRDAVEVLERRIPRASLDAVQVFFPDPWHKKRHHKRRLIQPPFVHLLASRLRPGGLLHIATDWDDYAAHVQAVMRAAADCFRPEGPQPLPARPERRPETRFERRGRRLGHRVYDFLFRRIG; encoded by the coding sequence ATGAGCGAGTCGGGCGCCGGTCGGCCCGCCGCCGAGCGGCGGCGGGTGCGCAGCTTCGTGCGCCGGGAGGGCCGGCTGACCGCCGGTCAGGCCCGTGCGCTTGCGACCCTCTGGCCGCGTTTCGGGGTCGAGCCGGGCGACGATCCGCTCGATCTTGCGGCCCTGTTCGGGCGTCGCGCTCCGGTTACGCTGGAAATCGGTTTCGGCAACGGAGAGAGCCTTGCCGAGCAGGCGCAGCGAGCGCCGGAGCAGAATTTCATCGGTATCGAGGTACACCGGCCGGGAATCGGGCATCTTCTGGTCGAGATCGAGCGCCGAGGGCTGGAGAACCTCCGTATTTTCGACCGGGACGCAGTCGAAGTGCTCGAGCGCCGCATTCCCCGCGCGAGCCTGGACGCGGTTCAGGTCTTCTTCCCGGACCCCTGGCACAAGAAGCGGCACCACAAGCGACGGCTGATCCAGCCGCCTTTCGTACACTTGCTTGCTTCTCGCCTGCGCCCCGGTGGGCTGCTGCATATCGCGACCGACTGGGACGATTACGCGGCTCACGTGCAGGCGGTGATGCGCGCTGCGGCCGACTGCTTCCGGCCGGAAGGCCCGCAGCCGCTGCCTGCGCGGCCGGAGCGGCGTCCCGAGACCCGGTTCGAGCGCCGCGGGCGGCGTCTCGGCCACCGGGTCTACGACTTTCTGTTCCGGCGCATCGGCTGA
- a CDS encoding phosphoribulokinase has translation MSQKHPVIAVTGSSGAGTSTVKRSFEKIFEREHIRPVVIEGDSFHRYDRQEMKAAMQAAEADGNRHFSHFGPEANLFARIEELFRTYGETGQGQKRYYLHSDDEAAHHNQRLGTDLGPGQFTPWEEIEPGTDLMFYEGLHGLAADGEVDISRHVDLGIGVVPIVNLEWIQKIFRDNAERGYSAEAIVDTILRRMPDYVNYITPQFSRTDINFQRVPTVDTSNPFIARDIPTPDESLVVIRFRDPKKFGTDFPYLLNMVHDSFMSRPNTLVVPGGKMGLAMEIILAPIIHDILDRRG, from the coding sequence ATGTCCCAGAAGCATCCCGTCATCGCCGTCACCGGATCCTCGGGCGCCGGCACCTCCACCGTGAAGCGTTCCTTTGAAAAGATTTTCGAGCGCGAGCACATCCGGCCGGTCGTGATCGAGGGCGACAGCTTCCACCGGTACGACCGCCAGGAGATGAAGGCCGCGATGCAGGCCGCGGAGGCCGACGGCAACCGCCACTTCTCGCATTTCGGTCCGGAGGCGAACCTGTTCGCCCGTATCGAGGAACTGTTCCGCACCTACGGCGAGACCGGCCAGGGGCAGAAGCGCTACTACCTGCACTCCGACGACGAGGCGGCCCATCACAATCAGCGCCTCGGCACCGATCTGGGTCCCGGCCAGTTCACCCCGTGGGAGGAGATCGAGCCGGGCACCGACCTGATGTTCTACGAGGGACTGCACGGGCTGGCGGCTGACGGCGAGGTGGATATTTCCCGCCACGTCGATCTCGGGATCGGCGTGGTGCCGATCGTGAACCTGGAATGGATCCAGAAGATCTTCCGCGACAACGCCGAGCGCGGCTACAGCGCGGAGGCGATCGTCGACACGATCCTGCGCCGGATGCCCGACTACGTGAACTACATCACCCCGCAGTTCTCGCGCACCGACATCAATTTCCAGCGCGTGCCGACGGTGGATACCTCGAACCCGTTCATTGCCCGCGACATTCCCACGCCGGACGAAAGCCTGGTGGTGATCCGGTTCCGGGATCCGAAGAAATTCGGAACCGATTTCCCCTACCTGCTGAACATGGTGCACGACTCGTTCATGTCGCGCCCGAACACGCTGGTCGTGCCCGGCGGCAAGATGGGCCTGGCGATGGAAATCATCCTGGCCCCGATCATCCACGACATCCTAGATCGCCGCGGCTGA
- a CDS encoding SLC13 family permease — MENLTLTTDMIVVLALLAFTIFLFVSEVVRVDVAAVSVMVLLGLLSLVPGLGGLTDADQLFAGFASNAVISIIAVMIIGAGLDKTGVMHRVAAFIMRVGGTTERRIIPTVSGTVGVISSFMQNVGAAALFMPVMSRISNRLGIPLSRLLMPMGFAAIVGGTITLVGSSPLILLNDLLPDGMEPFQLFDVTPIGLALLASAIVYFVLFGRFVLPSADTKGGSGESTAEYFQRVYGLNYQIREANVASGCELIGWTVAEIEQRFGIVIVGSHVKGDLRIGPWSGYELEAGQDLAVLGSPEALGRFLDANGIRPRREMKVFADAMAPGKSGVAEVVIAPGSSLVGKTVTDVAMRRTYGLSVLRLQRGEEPIREGLRDVPLRATDTLVVHCDWESLARLEGNRDFVIVTSDYPRERLRPSKVPYALFFLAVALGMILFTDLPLSVALLTGALGMILTGVIDMDDAYRAVSWKTVFLLASLIPLGAAVENTGTAAWIAQHTLDLLGQVSPWVLQATIFALATFFTLVMSNVGATVLLVPLSINFAMAAQAAGMDADPRVFALTVAIATSNSFLIPTHQVNALIMGPGGYRVKDYLRAGSIMTVLFMVVALVMLNIVF; from the coding sequence ATGGAGAATCTTACCCTGACCACGGACATGATCGTGGTGCTTGCGCTGCTTGCGTTCACGATCTTCCTGTTCGTGTCCGAGGTGGTGCGGGTGGACGTGGCCGCGGTGTCGGTGATGGTTTTGCTGGGCCTGCTGAGTCTGGTGCCCGGGCTCGGCGGCTTGACCGACGCCGATCAGCTGTTCGCCGGGTTCGCGTCCAACGCGGTGATCTCGATCATCGCGGTGATGATCATCGGTGCCGGCCTGGACAAGACCGGGGTGATGCACCGGGTCGCGGCGTTCATCATGCGCGTGGGCGGCACGACCGAGCGCCGGATCATTCCGACCGTATCCGGCACCGTGGGCGTGATCTCGAGTTTCATGCAGAACGTCGGTGCAGCCGCCCTGTTCATGCCGGTGATGAGCCGGATTTCCAACCGCCTGGGGATCCCGCTGTCGCGTTTGCTGATGCCGATGGGGTTCGCCGCGATCGTCGGCGGCACGATCACCCTGGTCGGGTCCAGCCCGCTGATTCTGCTGAACGATCTGCTGCCGGATGGCATGGAGCCCTTCCAGTTGTTCGACGTGACGCCGATCGGGCTGGCGCTGCTGGCGTCGGCGATCGTGTACTTCGTGCTGTTCGGGCGCTTCGTGTTGCCGTCGGCGGATACCAAGGGCGGCAGCGGCGAGAGTACGGCCGAGTATTTTCAGCGGGTCTATGGGCTGAACTACCAGATTCGCGAGGCCAACGTGGCCAGCGGCTGCGAGCTGATCGGGTGGACCGTCGCCGAGATCGAGCAGCGGTTCGGTATCGTGATCGTCGGCAGTCACGTGAAGGGCGACCTGCGCATCGGTCCGTGGAGCGGGTACGAACTCGAGGCGGGGCAGGACCTGGCGGTGCTCGGATCTCCGGAAGCGCTCGGCCGATTCCTCGATGCGAACGGAATCCGCCCGCGGCGCGAGATGAAGGTGTTTGCGGATGCGATGGCCCCGGGCAAGTCCGGGGTCGCCGAGGTGGTCATCGCCCCGGGTTCCAGTCTGGTCGGCAAGACCGTGACCGATGTCGCGATGCGCCGCACCTACGGGCTCTCGGTGCTGCGCCTGCAGCGTGGCGAAGAGCCGATCCGGGAAGGCCTGCGCGACGTGCCGCTGCGCGCCACCGACACCCTGGTGGTGCACTGCGACTGGGAGTCGCTGGCGCGCCTGGAGGGCAACCGCGACTTCGTGATCGTGACCAGCGACTACCCCCGGGAGCGGTTGCGCCCGAGCAAGGTGCCGTATGCGCTGTTCTTTCTCGCGGTCGCGCTGGGCATGATTCTGTTCACCGATCTGCCGCTGTCGGTGGCGCTGCTGACCGGCGCGCTGGGCATGATCCTGACCGGCGTGATCGACATGGACGATGCGTATCGCGCAGTGAGCTGGAAGACGGTGTTCCTGCTGGCCAGCCTGATCCCGCTGGGTGCGGCGGTCGAAAACACCGGTACCGCAGCGTGGATCGCGCAGCACACGCTGGATCTGCTCGGGCAGGTCTCGCCCTGGGTGCTGCAGGCGACGATCTTCGCGCTGGCGACGTTCTTCACGCTGGTGATGTCGAATGTCGGGGCGACGGTGCTGCTGGTGCCGCTGTCGATCAATTTCGCGATGGCCGCCCAGGCTGCGGGCATGGATGCCGATCCGCGCGTGTTCGCGCTGACCGTGGCGATCGCGACCTCCAACTCGTTCCTGATTCCGACGCACCAGGTAAACGCGCTGATCATGGGCCCGGGCGGTTACCGTGTGAAGGACTACCTCCGGGCCGGCAGCATCATGACCGTGCTGTTCATGGTCGTGGCGCTGGTGATGCTCAACATCGTTTTCTAG